The genomic DNA GCCGCGGACTGCCGCCCGGCCAGCCTGCTCGCCGAAGTACGGGCCCTCTCCGACCCGCGGATGCTGGTCGAGATCGAGGGCCTGGCGGCGCAGTAGGCACCGGCCTCGGAGGCTCTCCCGGCCGTCCGCTCCCGCGCCGCGCCGACGCGGCCTAGGCTGGGCCCATGCCGATCAAAGCCGTGGTCTGGGACGTCGACGACACGCTCTTCGACTACACCACGGCCGACCGCGAGGGCATGCGAGCCCACCTGGTCGCCGAAGGGCTCCTCGCCGGGTACGGGTCGGCCGAGGAGGCACTCGTGCGATGGCGGGAGATCACCGACCAGCAGTGGGCGCGCTTCTCCGCGGGCGAGGTGGACTTCGTCACACAGCGGCGCGACCGCACCCGGGTCTTCCTGGGCCGGCCGGAGCTGACGGACGCCGAGGCCGACGACTGGTTCCAGCGGTACGTCACGCACTACGAGGCCGCCTGGTCCCTCTTCCCGGACGTGATGCCCGTCCTGGACGCCCTCGCCGACAGCCACCGGCACGCCGTGCTCTCCAACTCCAGCCTCACCGTCCAGGACCGCAAGCTGCGCGTCCTCGGCGTGCACGACCGCTTCGAGGCCATCCTGTGCGCCGCCGAGCTGGGCGTCTCCAAGCCGGAGGCCGGGGCCTTCCTCGCGGCCTGCGAGGCCCTCGCCCTCGGTCCGGCCGAGGTCGCCTACGTCGGCGACCATCCGGAGATCGACGGACGCGGTGCCGCCGACGCCGGGCTGCTCTCCGTGTGGATCGACCGCGGCGGCGTCTACGCGACCGTCGACCCGCCGGCCGGACCGCGCCGCATCGCCTCGCTCTCCGAACTTCCCGCGCTCCTCGGCGCCGATACCCGTTTTGGAGCCCCGTCCACCTTCGGGTAATGTTCTTCCTGCGCCGCCGGAGAGCGGGCCGAAGGGCCGGAAACCGGAAGCGCAACGCTAGAACAAGAACCCTCCGGGGCTTGCGTTCCAGTGGCCTATGGTGTAATTGGCAGCACGACTGATTCTGGTTCAGTTAGTCTAGGTTCGAGTCCTGGTAGGCCAGCTCGCAGAGCTTATCTGCGCCGCGGAGCACATCCGCAAAGCCCCCGTTGTGTAGCGGCCTAGCACGCCGCCCTCTCAAGGCGGTAGCGCCGGTTCGAATCCGGTCGGGGGTACAGATCCTTCCCGCGAGGACAGCTCGGGTCGCTCCCGCTGTTCACGATGCAGGATCGCTAGGGCCCCCGTTGTGTAGCGGCCTAGCACGCCGCCCTCTCAAGGCGGTAGCGCCGGTTCGAATCCGGTCGGGGGTACGAACTGGTCTAAACCACATTGGTCTATGGTGTAATTGGCAGCACGACTGATTCTGGTTCAGTTAGTCTAGGTTCGAGTCCTGGTAGACCAGCTCGGATCTGCGGCGGAGCAGCACTGAACGCCCGCAAGATCCACGCCCCCGTTGTGTAGCGGCCTAGCACGCCGCCCTCTCAAGGCGGTAGCGCCGGTTCGAATCCGGTCGGGGGTACTCGAAGTCCGAAGGGGGCTTCCGCCGAGGCGGGAGCCCCCTTCGGCGTTCCCCCGACGTCTACTCGATGCCGTAGCGCCGCGCCGACTCCTCCTCCTGTGCCAGCCGGTGCAGGGCCCGCAGCACCGGTTGGAAGAGCACCGCCGCCGCGACCGCCATCTCGACCTGCTCCGCCTCCGAGGCGTGAGTCTCCATGAAGTCCAGGTCCCGCCGGGCCACCTCCATCATCAACTCGCCGTAGGGCGCCATCAGTTCCGCATCCCACGGATAGTCGAGGCGGCGCAGCGCGGCCACCGCCACCACCAGGGAGCGGTGCACGGGGGAGAGCGGCGCCAGCTCCCTGGAGGTCTCCCAGCCCAGCAGGTCCAGCAACCGGTCCACCTCGACGCGCGCGGCGGCCACCGCCGGATCCGCCGCGTCCGGCTCGGCGTCCTGCGGCAGCGCCCACAGGGCCGCCCCCAGCCGGACGGTGCGGCCCAGCGACTCGTCGTCCACGTGCCCCAGCACCTCCCGGGCCGTCGCCACCGGCACCTTGCCGACCTGGATCAGCGCCCGCACCAGCCGCAGCCGGCGCAGATGGCCCTCGTCGTACTCGGCGGTGGTCGCGTTGACCTGCCGGCCCGGCGGCAACAGGCCTTCCCGCAGGTAGTACTTGATCGTCGCGGTGGACACCCCGCTGCGCTTGCTCAGATCGGCCAGTCGCATCCCTTGCGCCCTTCTTCGGATAGCGCCACTATCTAAGCAGTGCTACTTGGACAGTGCAGCTCGCCAACAGGGGGAGGCGTCATGCCGGGCAGGAACGCGACCGCGACCCGCACCACCGCAGCCGCCGAGGGGGACGTGACCGTCCTGCTCATCGGCATGCGGATCAACCACTTCTGGGCCGTGCACCACTGGCTGCCGGTCTTCCTCGCCATGCCGCGCATGCTCCGCGAACTGGCGAAGGACCCGGAGCGCGGGCTCCTGGGCCACGTCCTGCTGACGGCCTCGCCGCGGACGTACTACGTCGTGCAGTACTGGGAGTCCAAGGAGAAGCTCTACCGGTACGCGCACTCGCCCGACATGTTCCACCACCGGGCGTGGGCGATCATCAACCGCAAGGAGCGCAAGGGCAAGGTGCGTGGACACGTGGGACTGTGGCACGAGGCGTACGTCGTGCCCGAGGGCTCGTACGAGTCGATCTACGCCGACATGCCCGCGTTCGGGCTCGCGGCGGCACACGGACAGGTGCCTCTGGAGCGGCGGGGCAAGCGCGCGCGGGACCGCTTCGCATACCGGTCGGAGAAGGGCGCGGAGCAGCGGGTGGAGAAGCGGGTCGTCGCCCGGGGGAAGGCCCCCGACGGGATCTGA from Streptomyces sp. CB09001 includes the following:
- a CDS encoding HAD family hydrolase, which gives rise to MPIKAVVWDVDDTLFDYTTADREGMRAHLVAEGLLAGYGSAEEALVRWREITDQQWARFSAGEVDFVTQRRDRTRVFLGRPELTDAEADDWFQRYVTHYEAAWSLFPDVMPVLDALADSHRHAVLSNSSLTVQDRKLRVLGVHDRFEAILCAAELGVSKPEAGAFLAACEALALGPAEVAYVGDHPEIDGRGAADAGLLSVWIDRGGVYATVDPPAGPRRIASLSELPALLGADTRFGAPSTFG
- a CDS encoding MerR family transcriptional regulator, with the protein product MRLADLSKRSGVSTATIKYYLREGLLPPGRQVNATTAEYDEGHLRRLRLVRALIQVGKVPVATAREVLGHVDDESLGRTVRLGAALWALPQDAEPDAADPAVAAARVEVDRLLDLLGWETSRELAPLSPVHRSLVVAVAALRRLDYPWDAELMAPYGELMMEVARRDLDFMETHASEAEQVEMAVAAAVLFQPVLRALHRLAQEEESARRYGIE
- a CDS encoding DUF4188 domain-containing protein, which produces MPGRNATATRTTAAAEGDVTVLLIGMRINHFWAVHHWLPVFLAMPRMLRELAKDPERGLLGHVLLTASPRTYYVVQYWESKEKLYRYAHSPDMFHHRAWAIINRKERKGKVRGHVGLWHEAYVVPEGSYESIYADMPAFGLAAAHGQVPLERRGKRARDRFAYRSEKGAEQRVEKRVVARGKAPDGI